The Impatiens glandulifera chromosome 8, dImpGla2.1, whole genome shotgun sequence genome includes a window with the following:
- the LOC124912712 gene encoding sesquiterpene synthase 2-like yields the protein MTTKTVDVMSGVVRPIAKFSASIWGDHFLKYASTDDSSSSDLVIHSSRKIKLKPEYRWLVTVISKSLQGRGGNFDNLTKLKLRMLLAIVRSDKVDWGYVLYEEFCQMVIKKDGRVQQTESSGSEENKSSSKEEAEGNVQSATSKSPRGKTAPEGPSQVDKGKGILVEEITETGTGTLQIDPQTEATTGEEYPYTLEQENELFDEFIQDMNKGDMFKKFLDKEGEFNTSIKNDIIGMLSLLEASHLRFREEDILEKAFNFTTKQFETMLLHDRDILDHINPHLVQQVTHALNQSLLKGFIRIDARNYISFYENCNTHVKKLLEFAKLDFNVLQRMYQIELAELTRWWKNLDIVNKFPFSRDRLVECYFFALAMYFEPEYAYGRKTVTKMLIFVSVMDDIYDAYGTWEELVIFKDVINRWERNDLNHLPKYIMYFNDALHDYIEVLEIECAEREMMHGVQYFKEVLMVMSNAYMKEARWLHNKYIPTLEEYMSVALITSGALYLTVASFIGMNPNLANLLSGHLKILLS from the exons ATGACGACTAAGACAGTGGATGTGATGAGTGGAGTTGTTCGTCCCATAGCCAAATTCTCTGCATCTATCTGGGGAGatcattttcttaaatatgCTTCTACTGATGATTCTTCATCATcg gatctggtgatccacagCAGTCGGAAAATCAAGttaaaaccggaatacagatggttgGTGACCGTCATCTccaaatcgctccaaggaaggggaggtaatttcgaTAATCTCACAAAGCTTAAGCTCAGAATGCTGTTAGCAATTGTTCGCAgcgacaaggtggactggggatacgtttTATACGAAGAGTTCTGTCAAATGGTGATCAAGAAAGACGGCCGGGTGCAG caaaccgaatcctcggggagcgaggagaacaagtcaaGTTCAAAGGAGGAGGCAGAGGGAAATGTTCaatctgcaacctccaagtcaccaa gaggcaaaACAGCTCCAGAAGGTCCATCTCAGGTAGACAAAGGCAAAGGGATTCTTGTTGAAGAAATaactgaaaccggaacgggAACGTTGCAGATCGACCCTCAGACTGAAGCTACAACCGGAGAAGAATATCCATACAccttagagcaagaaaatgagctgTTTGATGAATtcattcaagacatgaacaaag GGGATATGTTCAAGAAATTCTTGGACAAAGAAGGTGAGTTCAATACATCTATAAAAAATGACATAATAGGGATGTTAAGCTTACTAGAGGCCTCACATTTGAGGTTCCGAGAGGAAGATATATTGGAAAAGGCTTTCAATTTCACCACAAAGCAATTTGAGACTATGTTGTTGCATGATCGTGATATCCTCGATCACATTAATCCCCACCTTGTCCAACAAGTCACTCACGCTCTCAACCAATCTTTGCTCAAGGGTTTTATAAGGATAGATGCACGTAATTACATCTCATTTTATGAGAATTGCAATACCCATGTTAAGAAATTGCTAGAATTTGCAAAACTTGATTTCAACGTCCTACAGAGAATGTACCAAATAGAATTGGCCGAACTAACAAG GTGGTGGAAGAATTTAGACATtgtaaacaaatttcctttctCAAGGGATAGGTTGGTGGAGTGTTACTTTTTTGCTTTGGCAATGTACTTTGAGCCCGAATATGCATATGGTAGAAAAACGGTTACTAAGATGTTAATATTTGTAAGTGTGATGGATGATATTTACGATGCTTATGGTACTTGGGAAGAACTCGTGATCTTCAAAGATGTAATTAACAg gTGGGAGAGAAATGACTTAAATCATTTACccaaatatataatgtattttaatgaTGCACTTCATGATTATATTGAAGTATTGGAAATAGAATGTGCTGAAAGAGAAATGATGCATGGAGTTCAATATTTCAAAGAAGTG TTGATGGTGATGTCGAATGCATACATGAAAGAGGCAAGATGGcttcataacaaatatattCCAACACTCGAAGAATATATGAGTGTTGCATTGATCACATCGGGTGCTCTATACTTAACTGTTGCTTCATTTATTGGAATGAATCCAAATTTAGCAAATCTTTTGAGTGGGCATTTGAAGATCCTCCTATCATGA
- the LOC124911862 gene encoding 40S ribosomal protein S18 encodes MSLVANEEFQHILRVQNTNVEGKQKIMFAMTSIKGIGRRFANIVCKKADVDMNKRAGELSNAEIDNLMTIVANPRQFKIPDWFLNRKKDYKDGKFSQVTSNGLDMKLRDDLERLKKIRNHRGLRHYWGLRVRGQHTKTTGRRGKTVGVSKKR; translated from the exons ATG TCGCTTGTTGCGAACGAAGAGTTTCAGCACATTCTCCGTGTGCAAAATACCAATGTTGAAGGTAAACAGAAGATCATGTTTGCCATGACTTCCATTAAAGGTATTGGTCGTCGTTTTGCGAACATCGTCTGCAAGAAGGCCGATGTCGACATGAACAAGAG GGCTGGAGAGCTTTCTAACGCAGAGATTGATAATCTGATGACAATTGTTGCGAATCCTCGCCAATTCAAGATCCCAGACTGGTTTCTGAACAGGAAGAAGGATTACAAGGATGGAAAGTTTTCTCAGGTGACATCCAATGGACTTGACATGAAGCTGAGGGATGATTTAGAGCGATTGAAGAAGATCAG GAACCATCGTGGTCTTCGTCATTACTGGGGTTTGAGGGTGCGTGGACAGCATACCAAGACCACTGGACGAAGGGGAAAGACTGTTGGTGTGTCGAAGAAGCGATAG